aaaattaCATTGGGTACAACGACCACAATTATAATTACCCGAAGGGATAGATAAAAAGTGAGTGGGTCGTTCTACAGATGAACTAACATCAGCTCTTACAAGAAGATCACGTATATTAGGAGAGCGTTTATACACAAATCTTGGTGTTTTCTCAAAAGTATCATTAAGGAGAGGATCggattttaaaatataccaatGTTTGTCTATGATCTTTTTTATATCTGAACAAATAGGAGAATATTGAACAGCACATACAGTGGTTTTGTTTTCTGATTTTAACCGTTTTTTATGTAGAGATGTcttttgattttcattttcaaatctCCTAACTGCGGACTGTATCCAATCTTCGTTATGACCCCTCTCCCTAAATCTGTTAATCAAATCAGTACTTTGATGTGTATATGACTGTTCAGTACTACAAATTCGACGTATCCGATTAAATTGACTGATAGGCAAGCTACGTTTCAACGTTGTAGGGTGGTAGCTCTGTCCATGCAAAAGTGTGTTTCGATCAGTAGGTTTTCTATAGAGGTCTGTAATTATTTTCTTACCATCCCTAATGATGCGAGTGTCCAAAAAACTAACACATGAATCATCATAgttaactgtaaaatgtaaatgttcatcATTGGTGTTAagaaaactgtaaaattgtaaCAATTGATTTTCAGTACCTGACCatatcataaaaatatcatCAATATACCTTCGCCAAAGTATGATGTTTGGGATAAAGGAATTTAGTAGATCattgaaaatgaaattctgtTCAAAAAGGCCCACATACAAATTTGCATAATTTGGGGCCATGGTGCTACCCATGGCGGTACCCTTAATCTGTAAAAAGAAATCATCTTtgtatctaaaaaaaattttttttcagcacCAACTTAGCTAATGTTTTGATACAATTAGCACTAGGatttttgttaaaatgtaaGTCTCTGAGAAAGAATTCCATTGCCTCAATCCCTTCTTCATGTGGAATACTGGTGTATAAAGACTCGACATCGAATGTTACAAACAATATTTCGTCAGGTAAAtcaatagtttttaaaaattttatcaTATCGATGGAATCTTTTACAAAGGAGGGTAATGTAAATACGACTGGCTTTAAGAAAAAATCCACAAATGTTGAAATTTTCTCGGTGAGAGACCCAATTCCAGATATAATCGTCTTCCCGGAGGAATAGTAAGGTCTTTATGTATTTTGGGAAGTACATAGATGACTGGTGTGACTGGGTAATCAACCTTCATAAAATCAAACTCCTGTTTAGTAATCTCACCAGAATTTACAAACTCTTGAAGGATTTCCTGAATTTCGTTCTGAAAAACATTAGTAGGGTCAGTACTCAATTTTTTATAAAAGACAATGTCACTTAGTTGTCTTTCTACTTCTAGGTCATAGCTAGCAAAATTCATTACTACAATGGAACCACCCTTGTCTGCTGGTTTGACTATAATAGTCTTATCTTTCCTTAGATCCAATAGAGCACTTCGTTCGTCCttagttaaattattaaaaactttgTACTCACGCTTGTTAGAAAATACCTCCCGTACATCCCTCTCTACAAGACGACAGAACGTTTCTAACTAGgagtttctgtttttaaaaggaACAAATGAAGATTTACCACGAAACTTTGTAGAAATTCTCATTGTTTCAGAAGGGGAAGGTTGAACAGAAAGAGTAGTATCTTCAACACTTGAGGAGATATTCAAAGTTTCCACCAAAACATTCTCTAATAGGTAAAGTCCTAAAGAACTTTTGAAGATCCACAAAGGTGTTGAATTCATCATAGTTGGTTGTGGGAACAAAAGACAATCCTTTACTCAAAGCAGTTAAACCTGCAGGACAGGAGGAATAGTTTATCACATTGGATGTTTCCTGCTCCGGGTTTGGTATTGCTGGGGAGAAAAGTCTCTTTTTCTTGCCCCTCCTGCATTTTCTCCTCTTCTTCCGCTCACATGACCTCTGGATATTTGTTGCCTTCGTGGTATCACATCATCTaaaaaagaggaagaggaggaggttaagattttgtgaattttttgaatgaaagatcaaaagtataaacaatgcagatttattttcacagctgccttttctcatatttaccaagggtgccaatattagtggagggcactgtatgtttatcaatgttgaaaaaagtatttttgtggaaactgtgatgcatttttttttagatttctttgctgaaagttcaaaagaacagcatctatttgaaatagaaatgtcttTATCGTAATTTTTGATCCATTTAgtgcgtccttgctgaataataattttagtaatattttatttctgacctggtttaaataatcaaattgtataaatttatatttgcaaattgttcttttttatttaatatcataTATCTTGCTTTGATTTATTATCTAATCTGTAGACATTTATGTGATAAAAGTAAAATCTGCAATACCACTTTAGTCAGACAGAAGGAAAGGGTTTTCCTGGCTCTTTGTTTCTACAAGGAATTTGATTGGCGTGTTGTCATTCTCACAGCAGTACACGCAGGAAGGGTTTCCTCTCTGAAAGTGGACATTTATGGAGCAACCATAGACAGTGCTTGCACTGACAGTAGGCCAGCATTTCTGACGTTACTGGGAAAACAGACACACATCTGGACAACACATTTCATtctgacacagacagagagagagagagagaggtcatTCCTCCAAATCTGATCAGGAGGTTCTAGTACAGATTTCTTTTTAGCAGCAGGAGTAAGTTGAACTAGTGAAAGGTCACTGCTTTCCTCTGAGAATGAGAGTAATATTTTAACCATTAAGGATATTGGGGCATGatatttaacaatataattAAGTAATAAGAAACTTAACTCCCTAAAATCTGATATGCAAATAGAAAGATGTTAAAGATATAATCTTTTATGCAGAATATAATctgtttctatttattaaagatTTTGCTGCTCATCCAGGTGGCTTTATCACCGGTTCAATGGTGAAAATTTCTACCCATTGTTTACTTCATAGCAACACATAACTTTGTATACATATACACTTCAAACGTTTGAGGTCAGCAAGATTTTTCaagatcaaaaatgcagtaaaaatagtaatattgtgaaatattgttacaatttaaaataacttgttttaaaatataatttattactgtgatgcaaagctgaattgtcagcatcattacatgatccttcagaaatcattctggtttggtgcttaagaaacatttcttattatgatcaatatcaatattgaaaacagcgCTGCATAACATTCTTGtggaaacatttattaacatttacatttattcaggattccttaatgaatagaaagttccaaagaacagcatatatttaaaatcaacatcttttgtagcattacaaattactgtcatttttgatcaatttaatgttgaATCAAAGTATAGATTTTCATACaatcttactgatataaaaaatagcacatataatgaatataaactacatttgtaatacattttatagtaCATTTTAGTTCCTTATAGTACACTTTAATTGTAAGGAAAGGAAATCTagacattgtttttatttggcagttaactgaaaaaaaaagtatcagttGACACTGGAATGAACTGTTATGTTTGGGTAAACTACACTTTAACCTCTGCCGGGTCTCTTAAGAATGGAGTCATCGCCCTATTGGTGAGAAGTACAACGAATGTGTGAATTGAGGCAAACAATCTGGCAGGCAATGTCAATGCGTTTTTCAGAGATGGCTGCTCCATTTTCACTTAGATGGCCTCCTCCTTTCCTCTCTCACACTATCTGTCTTCCCTGTCCAAATTCTTCGTATTCCTGCCTTTGAACAAGTGATCCTTGTCCCGGGGCACTTTTGAATCACACTATGTCTTGTCTTTTGGCCTCAGCCTGGAAACTATCCCAAGAAAGCAAAGCGGCACGAGGGTCAGTAGAGTAGCATCTTCCTCTTCCCTTTCCTGTTTAAAttctctatttctctctctctcacacccACCAATATCCTGTTTTCTACAAAAAGTGTCCATGTTTGTCTTTAGATCCCGGCATTTGAAGGGCTCTGCTTCTGTCCTGCCATTGTTCCCTCGTTAAAGGTTGTTAACACTTGTTGATCTTGTTAGCGGTGGCTAGCTCCAGTTGGCAGCTCGGCCGCTTCTGATACGGCACAATATTGAAAAGCAATTAGCCTCATAATACCTTCCtgttcagagagagagaaagagaacgagagagagaaagggatgGCAGCAGTGCGGTTTTGGTGCATCTGCTCACTGAGACTTGGGTGGAAACCAGTGGGAGAGAGATGTGAACTTTTGTGCCAGGAATGCTTGCATTGAGCCAAACTCTCTCAATAGGCTATTTATGCACACTTCTGTTGCGTCAGTTGAGTTTAATTTATCTCAAGAGTCACGCACACACTCGAGAGACAGACAATAACTGACATGCTAGATTTAAAGCAGGAATTGCTCCACAACAACATGATTTGTCATTCTGACCTGGATCTTTGACCACGTTGTAGTGTTATGTGGTCGTTGTTACAGTAAGGTTACTGGAGGTCTCTAAACCCTTAGGACAGACTTCTTGTAATAATTGAGCAGGGAAGGAAATGGAGATTCTCAGAACCTGAAACAATATAAAACCATGATAGATGATGCTTTGAAAATTCTGAGGGTGTGTTTAGCTTCATTGGCCAGTTATTGTTGTAAGTGactatttgtatttgtatttatttatttataaagcacttttCAGGCTACACAGTAActccaaagtgctgtacatcaCAAACAGttaagataataaaaaaaagaaagaaagaattcaaataagacaacaacaacatcgAGATAAGTGACCCAGTAAAGAATTAGAATGCCAGGGAGAACAGGTATGACTTTAAGCGGCACTTGAAGGTATTTAACGCTCTAACCTCGAAAAGAAGGCTATTCCATAACCTTGGGCCAGAGACAGCAAAAGAGCGGTCACCTTTAGATTTAAGACGCGCTCTTGGGATCGTTACTAATCGTTTATTTGAGGATCTCAGTGATACTTTTGCATTATATTGTTTAATAAGCTCTACCAAATATTCTGGCGCTGTTCCATGTAATGCCTTAAAAACATAGATCAAGACTTTGTATTGGATCCTGTAGTGACTATGACAGAGGACTTTGTCTGTGAACtttttgtactaaaataaaatgagattaaagattaagtaattaagtaataataattaagtaaaggGGTTAATATGAACAAGTGGCTGCTACGTCTGGTcaaattgtatacattttaatttgttcaaGGTGTTGAGCTGAAGTGAGTGTTTTACAGTGGGAAcctcattttttattattggttCTTATTTTTCTTCCAGCAGTTTATTGGCTGTAATTAAACCATATTCACATAGCTTGTGCTGTGTTTTGcttagtgtgtatgtgtggaaTCTGACTCAACATGTTTTTCCCAAGTAgcacatgttcctggatcaaaaTTCGTTTGTTTGTACTAGAACAACATTTCTATCACTCTGTCATAGCTTTAACCCTAAAATACCGTCCAAAAGCAGAGGGAATCCCAGTCTTGAGCCTAAAGTCCTGGTCGGTTGGGATTTTAGTAATGTTGTTCCATGAGGAATAAGGACTTTGCTCCAGGAACCTGTCCTACTTTGGTAAACCATGTTAAGCTTATAGCCCCCGTCCAGACACCCACTGCACTGCTGCTATGCAGAGAACACATCATAGATCATACTAACGATCAGACAGTGAATCAGTGCAGTGTGTCTGACGGTGATTAACTAGCCGTTACATGACAACTGCTCCAACAGTGAAGAGTCCAAAACAACACATTACCGCACACACAAAATACTTACCAGAGAGTAACAGCCCTGTCTTAcgatctctgtctgtctctcgcAGGTCGACTTGGGTTTCCTGCGGTATGTGACGGCCATAGGAACACAAGGTGCCATTTCAAAGGAAACGAAGAAAGCATACTACGTCAAAACATACAAGATCAGTGTGAGCTCAAATGGAGAGGACTGGATTTTCCTGAAAGACAAAACCAAACATATGGTGagcatttcttttcttttcttttcttctttttttttttttttttgattattaatgtattgtatttttattacaaagtgcttgattttattagattttatctTGAAATCAGATGCTGAAAGTTCAGCTTTGTCATcgcaaataatttttaatattaataatgcttcataatgttaatattttactgtatatgtgtgtgtatatatatatatatatatatatatatatatatatatatataatttttattgttaacaattttattagtattacttacattttttacatttatctttgttttgatatttgtgtaGATTATTTGACAataatgtgtgtaaaacaatcatgccaataaaacatttttaaagttgaACACTGGTAAGGAAAAACAGTGGAAAAGGGGGAGGAATATGATACATGTgtcatttctctttttctcaggTGTTTCATGGAAATCAAAATCCCACAGATGAGGTCCGTGCCAGGCTGCCCAAACCCACTCTGACCCGTTACCTACGTATTCGACCTCTGTCCTGGGAACAAGGCATCTGCATGCGTTTCGAGGTGTACGGATGTAAAATATCAGGTATCTCATCCCACACACACTCATAGCAGAGGATTTTTTGTAGTGAGATTCAGCCATGACATCACTAAGAAATCCCAGCAGGTGTTGCTGTGGTTTGCAGCACTGAGTCACTTTCAATTCCCCCAAATTCGCTCACTCCGTGCGTGATCATTAGAGAATGACTCCACTCTCTATTCACTGACACCTAATACTGACATCAAGAGGTCCcatctgcatgtgtgtgtgtgtttattttaataaattctcACCATTTCTGACAGGTAGAAGTAGCCAGTATGTCTCTTTCCTGTGGTTCAGAATATTGGTGCTCCTTTCATTAGAATAGCTCAtattctctctccttctctcagATGCTCCATGCTCCAGTATGCTAGGGATGGTTTCGGGTCAGATTTCGGACTCTCAGATCACAGTGTGGCCATTGGCAGAGAGGGGCTGGCTCCCAGAACAGGCCCGGCTCCTAACCGGCCGAACGGGCTGGGTGGTCGCTCACCAGCAGAATGTCGGAAAGAACCAGTCAGTGGAGCTGGATCTGGGGGCCCAGCGGATGGTATCGGGTCTCATCCTGCAAGGAGGGAAATACAGagatctgaatattttcatcAGACGCTTCAGAGTTACATACAGCACGAATGGAACGGACTGGAGCCACATACTAGAGGAGAACAGCAACAAAGTGAAGGTATTGCACGTGTAAAAGCCTGTTCACACAAAGAATGATAtctataatgataactataattaTATTAGCGCCTACACCAATGGACGGTAACATTCTGTTTGTTACAACCACTCACTGCATTTGTGTTGTCCGCCACTTTAAATGCTCGATCTCTTCAAAGtcgagtggattctgattggccgTTAATGTTTTAATCATTAATCAGCTGAAAGTTGACACAGTTTTTCTGTGTCGTTAACACTATAGCTGTGGTCTGGACTTCCCTATTCTCATAGAGTTGGAATGATTAGTAAAACGATttatatagttattgttatagttaagAGTCATTGACACCaagaacaataaatataatgataactataatataaagttttagtaattgttcTAATTTTACAAGAATAGGGAAATCCAGACAGttataacaataaatatgtCCAGCttatgaacaataaaaacattgagaGCCAATCAGAATTCTATGGAAGCCCtcttccgccactgaataaaaaatcggtaattgcaattttttctcagaattgcttgatataaactcgcagttGCAAGTTAGTCAGTATTGCGTGACATAAACCCACAATTgcgagaaaagtcagaatttgagataaaaagttgcagttaccttttttattttttattcagtggtggaaacatGGTTCCACAGAATCCACCTGACTTTAAAGAGATAGAGCATTTATAGCAGCAGGAGAACATGCCTACATCGCATATTTAACGTCATCGCCATCTGTTTGTGTGGACACTAGTAATAGTAAACGTTGTAGTTATCGTTACTGTTATAGTTATCCTCACAGTTATTGAatgaaatgcagtttttttcatCTGTTTAAGCAGACAGACACAAAATGTTCTAAAGaaacttttgttttttcaaacatCCAGGTGTTTATGGGTAATCAGAACCATGACACACCGGAAGTACGTACTTTTGATCCAATGCTCATGCGTTTCCTGCGTATCTACCCTGAGCGTGGCTCTCCTGAAGGCATGGGGTTAAGGCTGGAGGTTTTAGGGTGTGACCTGCAAGGTGAGTGACAACCaaaccaaccaatcacagagCCTAGAGGAATCTCGTCCTATTGCAAATTAACAAGATTGTTGAAATGGTGTATAATTTGTGAAAGCttcctttattttaaataacttgcCTGTCTAAACATCCTTGATCTCTTTTCAGAGCCCACAACGCCTCTTCCCCTCACCACCACCATGGAAACTACAGTAGCTACCGTAACCAGCGCTCCAGGGAATATTCCAACAACCACCATTATTCCAACAACAGTGGAGAATTGCGATGATGATGGCAACTGCCGCAGTGAAGCAGTGACAGACTATGACACAACAggttagacacacacacattcacatcatTAACATCTATGATCTAATTATGTTGGCTAAACCATAACACTACCTCAACTCCTTAGAGAAACCTTATggtatttttagattttaattaagacattatttactcactttaTTATGCTGTTTTCATAATAGGGACTGTTGGGAGGTCCCAATAACGTTGgtaatttcaggttttactatctcTGTGGGACATTTAAGAAAGCAAAACCTCACATACACAAACATCCACACAGAGACAGACTATGACCCAAAAGGTTACAAATACAAACACCCACACAGTGAAATGCAGACCAACTGCGTACCAGCAGGTTACATACGCTCAGCAAAACAGCTGCATGCTACGACCCATAGGTTACACACAAACAACGACTTAAACTGTGACCTATCagattacacaaacacacaaatacacgtTTATCATTTCAGCACGCTGCAGAATGAAGACaatgggtctcattcactaataattgtgtggaatattttgtatttatacaCGCACATGCACTTCTCACTAAAAAACCTCACAGTTTTGAGCTGTAATGCATCTTTTCTTACTTTTTCACTGTATATGATTTCATAAGATCATAAGGCCACCCAGAGTATGTTATTTTTGCATGCGGTTTCAGTTGTTCCTACTTTTAATGAATGATACAGAGTGACTCAACATGAaccaaatacataaacatacagAACATGCAGATGGAATTTAACTAGTCTGTATTTCATTAACTCTATAGCACATTCTGCATTTTGTTTTCGTTAGAAACTGCAGTTGCAGAGCCATTTATAGAGATGGAAGCAGTACCTGGTGagaaactacacacacacacacacacaaaatagacAATTATCTGTAGTGGCAATAACAATTTGGAGTGTTGCtgttgtcataaaaaaaaaataataataataatctggtCCACCCTCGATGGGTACTCTCTTTAGTGGATGATTATAATTCCTACAGAATCACATTATGATATGTATGGAAAGCATACAGATACTTGATTAGCCTGATAGAAATGAGGAACATTATCCTCAATCTCTCTCTTTGGGGGTTTTCCATTTTGAGAGCAAGGAAAATCTCTACTGCCACCAAGTGTTGTGCTGCATATTTACATACTATAATCTCCAGctgtttaatattgttaaaGCCTTATGCAAAAATTCAAACACTGCAGAGTCTGTTACTTCTGACTGGCAGCTTCATGATGTCTAAGTAATAACACTTTGTAACTTGCAAAACAGCATAAATGCATGCATAGCAAGAAATTCCTCCacaataaaacacttaaaacatCAACACCACAGAAACACATTGGTTGCGAAAGGTTTATGGTTTCTAAATATTTGGTTTACTTGTTTTCCTGGTTTTAAGCATTAACTTATAACAATAGATTTGTTTTACAGATTTATAtttagaacaaaaaaaaaattgctaatggcatgagaaaaatatttaattcaatacTCAATTTTCTGAAATCTCTGAATTTTGCTTCTCAGTTAAATGtgtcttgttttaaggatgCTTAGATGTTTATGAAACAACAACATAGAAACACACTGCATGTGAAAAGTTCCTAAAAAACTACCTAGATCATGAAATTTACGGGAGTCATTGGAGAATATGATATCTAGATACAGTGCTGCACAATTGGCCACCGGTTATTGGTGATTTAGCAGATTTCGCTGCAGTATCTGTTGGCAGATACAGGCTTACTTAATGCACCTCACTCCCCTTTGTGGTTTGAACCTACAACCTTTTGAATACCTGCCAAGATCTTTGAATAATAAGCTACCAGCAGTCCAAAAAGCAGAGGATGTTCCATACTGCACTAACTGTAGCTTACTTGAACAACTTTAGTTGGTTTGACTGGAAAGTAAATTCGGTATGAAGGACTGTAAAGTtgatttagatttgtttgtgcTCCTGTTTAGCGTATATTTGGTTTGCCTGTGACTTTGGCTGGGCTGATAACCCCTCCTACTGTGGGTGGAGTCAAGATGGAGGTGAAGGAGCTGAATGGCATATTAATAACAACAGCAAACACACTGATCACAAATTGCCTAATCTGGACCACACAGGTAAGAATAATCAGCATAGCATGAAATACAGATTTATAAATTCCTAAATGCACTTCTTTATctcaaaactaattttattttaaagtataggGCAGAATATTGAGATAAAATGCTAAAGTGTTGCTTAAGCTCTTCCCTTCTGTTTCAGGGATGCCTCACAACTTCATTTACGCAGCTTCTAACACAAACGCGCAGATAGAGAtcgagagaaagacagaaacgGAGACAGATGAAGAACTGGCGAGAAAAGGAAGGGTGGCGAGACTGGCCAGTTTGCCGGTCACAGCCCCGGATTCAGACCTGTGCATGTCTTTCTGGTACCACTTCACTGAGAAACACACAGGAACTCTGAACATCAAGCAGAAGATAGAGCGATTAGAGGCGGTGGTGGAGGAGAAGAGAGAGGACAATGAGCTTCTGATCCGCTCTGTGAATGGCCAGATGAAAAGCAGATGGAGGGAAGGAAGAGTTCTGATTCCCAGTGCAGACACTCCTTATCAGGTACTGATGGCCACTTTATGAGCCGAACATTCCTGAT
This portion of the Onychostoma macrolepis isolate SWU-2019 chromosome 02, ASM1243209v1, whole genome shotgun sequence genome encodes:
- the LOC131551433 gene encoding neuropilin-1a-like; amino-acid sequence: MYWRLLCVTLTGLSVARALTESPCGGKITITSAGYVTSPGYPSGYPVNQQCSWLIQAPDPQQKILINFNPHFDLESRECKYDFVQVFDGVDENSFSHGRFCGKIAPSPIISNGNSLLIKFTSDYESAGAGFSIRYEIHRTGTECSRNFTEPHGVIQTPGFPDKYPNNLECTFMIFAPKMAEIVLDFQSFDMEPDTTAPVGAVCRFDYLEIWDGYPTVGPHIGRYCGSRQPGRVISYTGILSLSIHTDNAITKEGFSANYSIRTSSDPPQPHQGECMSPLGMESGEITEDRITASSQYNPSWSPLRSRLNFPENGWTPSDDSVREWIQVDLGFLRYVTAIGTQGAISKETKKAYYVKTYKISVSSNGEDWIFLKDKTKHMVFHGNQNPTDEVRARLPKPTLTRYLRIRPLSWEQGICMRFEVYGCKISDAPCSSMLGMVSGQISDSQITVWPLAERGWLPEQARLLTGRTGWVVAHQQNVGKNQSVELDLGAQRMVSGLILQGGKYRDLNIFIRRFRVTYSTNGTDWSHILEENSNKVKVFMGNQNHDTPEVRTFDPMLMRFLRIYPERGSPEGMGLRLEVLGCDLQEPTTPLPLTTTMETTVATVTSAPGNIPTTTIIPTTVENCDDDGNCRSEAVTDYDTTETAVAEPFIEMEAVPAYIWFACDFGWADNPSYCGWSQDGGEGAEWHINNNSKHTDHKLPNLDHTGMPHNFIYAASNTNAQIEIERKTETETDEELARKGRVARLASLPVTAPDSDLCMSFWYHFTEKHTGTLNIKQKIERLEAVVEEKREDNELLIRSVNGQMKSRWREGRVLIPSADTPYQVILEAQVDPTESGYISLDDIKMLDEVDPEECKDPDNTGGDEDEVDEIVNCEGTDNTMWSFGRGSMLKSLDPILITIIVMSAVGVLLGAVCGVLFYCACAHTTNRNLSALENYNFELVDGVKLKKEKLSAQKSYSEA